The following are encoded together in the Montipora foliosa isolate CH-2021 chromosome 12, ASM3666993v2, whole genome shotgun sequence genome:
- the LOC137979604 gene encoding ADP-ribose glycohydrolase MACROD1-like isoform X2, with the protein MASFFWPGKRKADTPENAETDENETKSPSWRKYDDLPLDQKRKLYRCGRDFVTLKNIPTWSEYMRENAFVFHKKREQEVPSVVAWLKGKIKEEPRFDVNETLNEKISLWKGDITSLEIDAIVNAANNSLLGGGGVDGCIHRAAGSTLRQECAQLNGCKTGDAKITSGHKLPAKHVIHTVGPIGKQEKLLTKCYKRCLQLVKKHGLRSVAFCCVSTGIYGYPIYDASCVALKTVRSWLESEDDEGNKHLDLVDRIIFCIFLKEDLDVYQHLFPKYFPSAEILEQESSQQENDDNTPKSDEDNDNNHINEEEGQPQFTQAEILEQESSQQENDDNPPNSDEDNDNNHINEEEGQPQFTQDMDVDEEALKQGVPDPPSLDEFSNLEENMTEDQESQVKHNVPREHEKSSMTEDKEITTI; encoded by the exons atggcAAGTTTCTTTTGGCCTGGTAAACGGAAAGCCGACACTCCCGAAAACGCAG AGACCGATGAAAACGAAACAAAGTCACCCAGCTGGAGAAAGTATGACGACTTACCGTTAGACCAAAAGCGGAAGCTTTACAGATGCGGCAGGGACTTTGTAACTTTGAAGAACATTCCAACATGGTCGGAGTACATGCGAGAGaatgcttttgtttttcataaaaAGAGAG AGCAggaagttcccagtgttgtggcgTGGCTTAAAG GGAAAATAAAAGAGGAACCAAGGTTTGATGTCAACGAAACACTAAATGAAAAAATTTCCCTGTGGAAGGGTGATATAACATCCTTAGAAATTGATGCCATAGTTAATGCAG caAACAATTCTCTTCTGGGCGGAGGTGGAG TTGATGGCTGCATTCATCGTGCAGCAGGTTCGACACTGAGACAAGAATGTGCTCAACTGAATGGCTGCAAAACTGGTGATGCCAAGATCACCTCAG GACACAAGTTACCAGCCAAAC ATGTTATTCACACAGTTGGCCCTATTGGGAAACAGGAAAAGCTGCTGACAAAATGCTACAAAAGATGCCTACAGCTAGTGAAAAAGCATGGCCTTCGCTCTGTG GCATTCTGCTGTGTTTCCACTGGAATTTATG GTTACCCAATCTATGATGCGTCCTGTGTGGCCTTAAAAACTGTTCGCAGTTGGCTGGAGTCTGAGGATGACGAAGGGAACAAACATTTGGACCTT GTGGATCGCATAATCTTTTGCATCTTTCTTAAAGAGGATCTGGATGTTTACCAACACCTCTTCCCTAAATACTTTCCATCAGCTGAAATCCTGGAGCAGGAAAGCAGCCAACAAGAAAATGATGACAACACTCCAAAGTCAGATGAAGACAATGACAACAACCACATTAATGAGGAGGAAGGACAACCACAATTTACACAAG CTGAAATCCTGGAGCAGGAAAGCAGCCAACAAGAAAATGATGACAACCCTCCAAATTCAGATGAAGACAATGACAACAACCACATTAATGAGGAGGAAGGACAACCACAATTTACACAAG ATATGGACGTGGACGAAGAAGCTTTAAAGCAAGGTGTTCCTGACCCACCCAGCCTTGACGAGTTTTCAAATTTAGAAGAGAATATGACAGAAGACCAAGAAAGCCAAGTCAAGCACAATGTTCCAAGAGAACATGAGAAGTCTAGTATGACAGAAGATAAAGAGATCACAACAATCTGA
- the LOC137979604 gene encoding ADP-ribose glycohydrolase MACROD1-like isoform X1, translating to MASFFWPGKRKADTPENAGTETDENETKSPSWRKYDDLPLDQKRKLYRCGRDFVTLKNIPTWSEYMRENAFVFHKKREQEVPSVVAWLKGKIKEEPRFDVNETLNEKISLWKGDITSLEIDAIVNAANNSLLGGGGVDGCIHRAAGSTLRQECAQLNGCKTGDAKITSGHKLPAKHVIHTVGPIGKQEKLLTKCYKRCLQLVKKHGLRSVAFCCVSTGIYGYPIYDASCVALKTVRSWLESEDDEGNKHLDLVDRIIFCIFLKEDLDVYQHLFPKYFPSAEILEQESSQQENDDNTPKSDEDNDNNHINEEEGQPQFTQAEILEQESSQQENDDNPPNSDEDNDNNHINEEEGQPQFTQDMDVDEEALKQGVPDPPSLDEFSNLEENMTEDQESQVKHNVPREHEKSSMTEDKEITTI from the exons atggcAAGTTTCTTTTGGCCTGGTAAACGGAAAGCCGACACTCCCGAAAACGCAGGTACAG AGACCGATGAAAACGAAACAAAGTCACCCAGCTGGAGAAAGTATGACGACTTACCGTTAGACCAAAAGCGGAAGCTTTACAGATGCGGCAGGGACTTTGTAACTTTGAAGAACATTCCAACATGGTCGGAGTACATGCGAGAGaatgcttttgtttttcataaaaAGAGAG AGCAggaagttcccagtgttgtggcgTGGCTTAAAG GGAAAATAAAAGAGGAACCAAGGTTTGATGTCAACGAAACACTAAATGAAAAAATTTCCCTGTGGAAGGGTGATATAACATCCTTAGAAATTGATGCCATAGTTAATGCAG caAACAATTCTCTTCTGGGCGGAGGTGGAG TTGATGGCTGCATTCATCGTGCAGCAGGTTCGACACTGAGACAAGAATGTGCTCAACTGAATGGCTGCAAAACTGGTGATGCCAAGATCACCTCAG GACACAAGTTACCAGCCAAAC ATGTTATTCACACAGTTGGCCCTATTGGGAAACAGGAAAAGCTGCTGACAAAATGCTACAAAAGATGCCTACAGCTAGTGAAAAAGCATGGCCTTCGCTCTGTG GCATTCTGCTGTGTTTCCACTGGAATTTATG GTTACCCAATCTATGATGCGTCCTGTGTGGCCTTAAAAACTGTTCGCAGTTGGCTGGAGTCTGAGGATGACGAAGGGAACAAACATTTGGACCTT GTGGATCGCATAATCTTTTGCATCTTTCTTAAAGAGGATCTGGATGTTTACCAACACCTCTTCCCTAAATACTTTCCATCAGCTGAAATCCTGGAGCAGGAAAGCAGCCAACAAGAAAATGATGACAACACTCCAAAGTCAGATGAAGACAATGACAACAACCACATTAATGAGGAGGAAGGACAACCACAATTTACACAAG CTGAAATCCTGGAGCAGGAAAGCAGCCAACAAGAAAATGATGACAACCCTCCAAATTCAGATGAAGACAATGACAACAACCACATTAATGAGGAGGAAGGACAACCACAATTTACACAAG ATATGGACGTGGACGAAGAAGCTTTAAAGCAAGGTGTTCCTGACCCACCCAGCCTTGACGAGTTTTCAAATTTAGAAGAGAATATGACAGAAGACCAAGAAAGCCAAGTCAAGCACAATGTTCCAAGAGAACATGAGAAGTCTAGTATGACAGAAGATAAAGAGATCACAACAATCTGA
- the LOC137979604 gene encoding ADP-ribose glycohydrolase MACROD1-like isoform X3, with amino-acid sequence MASFFWPGKRKADTPENAGTETDENETKSPSWRKYDDLPLDQKRKLYRCGRDFVTLKNIPTWSEYMRENAFVFHKKRGKIKEEPRFDVNETLNEKISLWKGDITSLEIDAIVNAANNSLLGGGGVDGCIHRAAGSTLRQECAQLNGCKTGDAKITSGHKLPAKHVIHTVGPIGKQEKLLTKCYKRCLQLVKKHGLRSVAFCCVSTGIYGYPIYDASCVALKTVRSWLESEDDEGNKHLDLVDRIIFCIFLKEDLDVYQHLFPKYFPSAEILEQESSQQENDDNTPKSDEDNDNNHINEEEGQPQFTQAEILEQESSQQENDDNPPNSDEDNDNNHINEEEGQPQFTQDMDVDEEALKQGVPDPPSLDEFSNLEENMTEDQESQVKHNVPREHEKSSMTEDKEITTI; translated from the exons atggcAAGTTTCTTTTGGCCTGGTAAACGGAAAGCCGACACTCCCGAAAACGCAGGTACAG AGACCGATGAAAACGAAACAAAGTCACCCAGCTGGAGAAAGTATGACGACTTACCGTTAGACCAAAAGCGGAAGCTTTACAGATGCGGCAGGGACTTTGTAACTTTGAAGAACATTCCAACATGGTCGGAGTACATGCGAGAGaatgcttttgtttttcataaaaAGAGAG GGAAAATAAAAGAGGAACCAAGGTTTGATGTCAACGAAACACTAAATGAAAAAATTTCCCTGTGGAAGGGTGATATAACATCCTTAGAAATTGATGCCATAGTTAATGCAG caAACAATTCTCTTCTGGGCGGAGGTGGAG TTGATGGCTGCATTCATCGTGCAGCAGGTTCGACACTGAGACAAGAATGTGCTCAACTGAATGGCTGCAAAACTGGTGATGCCAAGATCACCTCAG GACACAAGTTACCAGCCAAAC ATGTTATTCACACAGTTGGCCCTATTGGGAAACAGGAAAAGCTGCTGACAAAATGCTACAAAAGATGCCTACAGCTAGTGAAAAAGCATGGCCTTCGCTCTGTG GCATTCTGCTGTGTTTCCACTGGAATTTATG GTTACCCAATCTATGATGCGTCCTGTGTGGCCTTAAAAACTGTTCGCAGTTGGCTGGAGTCTGAGGATGACGAAGGGAACAAACATTTGGACCTT GTGGATCGCATAATCTTTTGCATCTTTCTTAAAGAGGATCTGGATGTTTACCAACACCTCTTCCCTAAATACTTTCCATCAGCTGAAATCCTGGAGCAGGAAAGCAGCCAACAAGAAAATGATGACAACACTCCAAAGTCAGATGAAGACAATGACAACAACCACATTAATGAGGAGGAAGGACAACCACAATTTACACAAG CTGAAATCCTGGAGCAGGAAAGCAGCCAACAAGAAAATGATGACAACCCTCCAAATTCAGATGAAGACAATGACAACAACCACATTAATGAGGAGGAAGGACAACCACAATTTACACAAG ATATGGACGTGGACGAAGAAGCTTTAAAGCAAGGTGTTCCTGACCCACCCAGCCTTGACGAGTTTTCAAATTTAGAAGAGAATATGACAGAAGACCAAGAAAGCCAAGTCAAGCACAATGTTCCAAGAGAACATGAGAAGTCTAGTATGACAGAAGATAAAGAGATCACAACAATCTGA